From one Deinococcus sedimenti genomic stretch:
- a CDS encoding single-stranded DNA-binding protein produces the protein MNEIPHRSSLVLVDAIGTRITVYANTPQELRALQREYGRRGYRPEGEIPCGGLQLPYAQHDTFDWSLIGATPWTSPDGDRGVIHDGSFYKLRELEAVDSRKMKLPAALKYSRGARETDPEHLVEESNGEFKYRTLIMFRGGGKALPEFSLPGGQRQRHAIGATQENAAD, from the coding sequence ATGAATGAGATTCCGCACCGCAGCAGCCTTGTGCTGGTCGACGCCATCGGCACCCGCATCACCGTGTACGCGAACACCCCGCAGGAACTCCGCGCCCTGCAACGCGAGTACGGACGGCGAGGGTACCGGCCCGAGGGGGAGATCCCGTGCGGGGGCCTCCAGTTGCCGTACGCGCAGCACGACACGTTCGACTGGTCGCTGATCGGCGCGACCCCGTGGACGAGCCCGGATGGAGACCGGGGCGTGATTCACGACGGGAGCTTCTACAAGCTCAGGGAGCTCGAAGCCGTGGACTCCAGGAAGATGAAACTTCCGGCGGCGCTGAAGTACAGCCGTGGGGCGCGGGAGACGGACCCGGAGCACCTCGTGGAGGAGTCGAACGGGGAGTTCAAGTACCGGACGCTGATCATGTTTCGGGGTGGCGGGAAGGCCCTGCCGGAATTCAGCCTGCCGGGCGGGCAGCGGCAGCGGCACGCGATCGGGGCGACGCAGGAGAACGCTGCAGACTGA
- a CDS encoding UvrD-helicase domain-containing protein: MPKTAPRARPIPSTPDPIPFTPALTPPDARFAVPTLSADAQLAFDRLSQDGRLSQVALTRLVGEARAGDVLAELTAAWLAVEVPGGLETRSGRAGYIAPVQWVPAAGLLEVEAAARLLSGRSGLLGVFARALDMDRAGALGVMRALVVLGWAQGGPVGATFAFRVHAQDQVPAQEDQSCPPDGGPLHVEPRVAEATVVEAWVPDGVVTPTPRTVTAGGSRMSRPIPTNFTPEQRAFLTAVTDSNRHLFLRATAGAGKTTTLSEAAWHLEGRGVYFAYNRHAVADLQPRLPDRMRALTLHAHGFRLLQQQLGNPLQILDEKGRLVASTVIPDRTQLHAPAARAWTIAREEGLHLLTPERAAWLADRAQWPAEPDELVDLIPVFHQVGADLWSDAGAADFTDLLWLPVTLGYGAGSLSLALVDEAQDLTPLRQRYVLHLLGLRGASASPGRLIFVGDSDQSIYTWAGADPMALSRLKERVDALELPLSVSFRCPREVVRYARAHSSFIRPASRAEPGIVEHVSAETTTYARGDVVLCRTNAPLIRLALELMSRKQSVAVTGRDLAQRLREGVTEAFPPDFENDMVTDLVRAYLEPVATPLKVRVSTGDQGARRALTELLDVGRCLRYLAWVVSRRTGVGTQADALTLLGQLCREDAEADVLLASVHRAKGKEWPRVTILHPELMPLSQGDPVEERAVQFVAVTRAQRVLRFAYGKEAWAAQQLVMPGVLPAVEVEEVAPELPVWAEVLEDAAPVPSPILASSVPPPSSGCRSMLPALPEGGPPVATLTDPRGAWPLFGGGTPMPLGLVRERLAALAEEDRTLLRTWAADGLTLLQDVEAPYVAVHEVHLALFERAARQARLAIPALFGSGVPVCVFEGPLLRVRLARKVRLSGRVLRVALGDVELQFDRASGELLDGAEPLAPFIRPAELGRLQAS; encoded by the coding sequence ATGCCCAAGACTGCCCCACGCGCCCGCCCGATCCCCTCGACCCCCGACCCGATCCCCTTCACCCCTGCACTGACACCGCCGGACGCCCGGTTCGCGGTGCCCACCCTGAGCGCGGACGCGCAGCTCGCGTTCGACCGTCTCTCCCAGGATGGACGGCTGTCCCAGGTGGCCCTGACCAGACTCGTCGGGGAAGCGCGGGCAGGAGACGTGCTGGCGGAACTCACGGCGGCGTGGCTGGCCGTGGAGGTCCCGGGGGGCCTGGAGACACGCTCGGGCCGGGCAGGGTATATCGCGCCGGTGCAGTGGGTGCCGGCGGCGGGCCTGCTGGAGGTGGAGGCGGCCGCGCGGCTCCTGTCGGGGCGGAGTGGGCTGCTGGGGGTGTTCGCGCGGGCGCTGGACATGGACCGGGCGGGGGCGCTGGGGGTGATGCGGGCCCTGGTGGTGCTGGGATGGGCGCAGGGGGGGCCGGTGGGGGCGACGTTCGCGTTCCGCGTGCACGCCCAGGATCAGGTGCCTGCGCAGGAGGACCAGTCCTGCCCGCCGGATGGCGGGCCTCTTCACGTGGAACCCAGGGTCGCTGAGGCGACGGTGGTCGAGGCGTGGGTGCCTGATGGCGTGGTCACCCCTACGCCGCGTACCGTGACGGCAGGAGGTTCCCGCATGTCCAGGCCCATTCCCACGAACTTCACTCCGGAGCAGCGCGCCTTCCTGACGGCCGTGACGGACTCGAATCGGCATCTGTTCCTGCGGGCGACCGCCGGGGCCGGGAAGACGACCACGCTCAGTGAGGCGGCGTGGCACCTGGAGGGGCGTGGCGTGTACTTCGCGTACAACCGGCACGCGGTGGCCGACCTCCAGCCGCGCTTGCCTGACCGGATGCGAGCCCTGACGCTGCACGCGCACGGATTCCGCCTCCTGCAGCAGCAGCTGGGCAACCCCTTGCAGATCCTCGACGAGAAGGGCCGCCTGGTCGCGTCCACGGTCATCCCGGACCGCACGCAGCTCCATGCGCCTGCTGCGCGGGCGTGGACGATCGCGCGGGAGGAAGGCCTGCACCTCCTGACGCCGGAGCGGGCCGCGTGGCTGGCGGACCGGGCCCAGTGGCCCGCAGAGCCCGACGAGCTGGTGGACTTGATCCCCGTCTTCCATCAGGTGGGTGCGGACCTCTGGTCAGACGCGGGTGCGGCGGATTTCACGGATTTGCTGTGGCTCCCGGTGACCCTCGGGTACGGGGCGGGGAGCCTGTCCCTGGCGCTCGTCGACGAGGCGCAGGACCTGACGCCACTGCGTCAGCGGTACGTCCTGCATCTGCTGGGTCTGCGTGGAGCGTCCGCGTCCCCCGGGCGACTGATCTTCGTGGGGGACAGCGACCAGTCCATCTACACGTGGGCGGGCGCGGACCCCATGGCGCTGTCTCGCCTCAAGGAACGCGTGGACGCGCTCGAACTCCCGCTGAGCGTGTCGTTCCGCTGCCCGCGTGAGGTGGTGCGGTACGCGCGGGCGCACTCGAGCTTCATCCGGCCCGCGTCGCGGGCGGAGCCGGGCATCGTCGAGCATGTCAGCGCGGAGACAACCACGTACGCTCGGGGGGACGTGGTGTTGTGCCGCACGAACGCGCCGCTGATCCGCCTGGCGCTGGAATTGATGAGTCGGAAACAGAGCGTGGCGGTGACGGGGCGGGATCTCGCGCAGCGGCTGCGGGAGGGCGTGACCGAGGCGTTCCCGCCGGACTTCGAGAACGACATGGTGACCGATCTGGTTCGGGCGTACCTGGAACCGGTGGCCACGCCACTCAAGGTGCGGGTGAGCACGGGCGATCAGGGAGCCCGGCGGGCGTTGACGGAACTCCTCGATGTGGGCCGCTGCCTGCGGTACCTGGCGTGGGTGGTGTCGCGGCGCACGGGAGTGGGAACGCAGGCGGACGCCCTGACGCTGCTGGGGCAGCTGTGCCGGGAGGATGCGGAGGCGGACGTGCTGCTGGCGTCGGTGCACCGGGCGAAGGGCAAGGAGTGGCCGCGGGTGACGATTCTGCACCCGGAGTTGATGCCGCTGAGTCAGGGGGACCCGGTGGAGGAGCGGGCGGTGCAGTTCGTGGCGGTGACGCGGGCACAGCGGGTGTTGCGGTTCGCGTATGGGAAGGAGGCGTGGGCAGCGCAGCAGCTGGTGATGCCGGGCGTCCTACCCGCTGTGGAAGTGGAGGAGGTCGCACCTGAGCTGCCTGTCTGGGCCGAGGTGCTGGAGGATGCGGCTCCGGTGCCCTCGCCTATCCTTGCTTCGTCGGTGCCGCCGCCCAGTTCGGGGTGCCGGTCGATGCTGCCGGCGCTGCCGGAGGGGGGACCGCCGGTGGCCACTCTGACGGATCCCCGGGGGGCGTGGCCGCTGTTCGGTGGGGGCACGCCGATGCCGCTGGGCCTCGTACGCGAGCGGCTGGCGGCGCTCGCTGAGGAGGATCGGACCTTGCTGCGCACGTGGGCGGCAGACGGTCTGACGCTGCTGCAGGACGTGGAGGCGCCGTACGTGGCGGTGCACGAGGTGCACCTGGCGTTATTCGAGCGGGCGGCGCGTCAGGCGCGGCTGGCCATTCCGGCGTTGTTCGGATCAGGCGTGCCGGTGTGCGTGTTCGAAGGGCCGCTGTTGCGCGTGCGCCTGGCGCGCAAGGTACGGTTGAGCGGGCGGGTTCTGCGCGTGGCACTGGGGGACGTGGAATTGCAGTTCGACCGGGCAAGTGGGGAACTGCTGGATGGGGCGGAGCCGCTCGCGCCATTCATCCGGCCGGCGGAACTGGGTCGTTTGCAGGCCAGTTGA